A region from the Nocardioides coralli genome encodes:
- a CDS encoding quinone-dependent dihydroorotate dehydrogenase, producing the protein MSYDLLFRQGFSRLDAERAHRLGFRAIRAARPALSRVRRPEAPVTAMGLRFPNRLGLAAGFDKNAVGIDALAALGFGHVEVGTVTGEPQPGNPRPRLFRLPADGAVVNRMGFNNDGAEAVARRLDARRHRLARTEPPETPTVLGVNIGKTKVVPEDDATAVAADYAKSARLLAPYADYLVVNVSSPNTPGLRSLQSVERLEPLLTTVRRTADDVTERRVPLLVKIAPDLADDDVLAVADLATATGLDGVIATNTTIAREGLTSDPHRVEQVGAGGLSGRPLRDRAAAVLRLLRERVGEELTLVGVGGITTPEDARQRLDAGATLLQGYTGFVYAGPWWPRRVLHGIA; encoded by the coding sequence GTGAGCTACGACCTGCTCTTCCGCCAGGGGTTCTCGCGGCTGGACGCCGAGCGGGCCCACCGACTCGGGTTCCGCGCGATCCGGGCGGCGCGCCCCGCGCTGTCCCGGGTCCGGCGCCCGGAGGCACCCGTGACGGCGATGGGGCTCCGCTTCCCCAACCGGCTCGGGCTCGCGGCGGGCTTCGACAAGAACGCCGTGGGCATCGACGCGCTCGCCGCCCTCGGCTTCGGGCACGTGGAGGTCGGCACCGTCACGGGGGAGCCGCAGCCCGGCAACCCCCGGCCGCGGCTGTTCCGGCTGCCCGCCGACGGCGCGGTCGTCAACCGGATGGGCTTCAACAACGACGGGGCCGAGGCGGTGGCGCGACGGCTCGACGCCCGCCGACACCGGCTCGCGAGGACCGAGCCCCCCGAGACCCCCACCGTCCTCGGGGTCAACATCGGCAAGACGAAGGTGGTGCCCGAGGACGACGCGACGGCCGTGGCGGCCGACTACGCCAAGAGCGCCCGGCTGCTGGCGCCCTACGCCGACTACCTGGTGGTCAACGTGTCCTCGCCCAACACCCCGGGGCTGCGGTCGCTGCAGTCGGTCGAACGGCTGGAGCCACTGCTGACCACGGTGCGGCGCACGGCCGACGACGTGACCGAGCGGCGGGTGCCGCTGCTGGTGAAGATCGCTCCCGACCTGGCGGACGACGACGTGCTGGCGGTCGCCGACCTCGCGACCGCCACCGGTCTCGACGGTGTCATCGCCACCAACACCACGATCGCCCGCGAGGGCCTGACCAGCGACCCGCACCGGGTCGAGCAGGTGGGCGCCGGAGGACTCTCGGGACGCCCGCTCCGCGACCGCGCCGCCGCCGTCCTGCGGCTGCTGCGCGAGCGCGTGGGGGAGGAGCTGACCCTGGTCGGCGTCGGCGGCATCACCACGCCCGAGGACGCCCGGCAGCGGCTCGACGCCGGCGCGACCCTGCTCCAGGGCTACACCGGGTTCGTCTACGCGGGGCCGTGGTGGCCGCGGCGGGTCCTCCACGGGATCGCATGA
- a CDS encoding nitronate monooxygenase: protein MTLELRNPVMVASGCGGTGRELAAFADLAVLGGFVTRSISVGARPGGPQPRVLETPSGLVHAVGLQNPGLDQFLALELPWLAQQRVAVFVSVVGRSLGEYAELARRIGLAPGVAGIEVNLSPPDVAGDGVFDVREPFHAASVVAAVRRELPRGLPVLAKLRTDLLRVAESARSVLEAGADAVVVGNALPAAMPDGRPAGLSGLAIRPLALRCVAEVLAADPAAPVIACGGIADTADARAALDLGAVGVQVGAALFRDPTTAARLAAALAHDPAPIEEETR, encoded by the coding sequence ATGACGCTGGAGCTCCGCAACCCCGTGATGGTGGCCTCCGGCTGTGGTGGCACCGGTCGCGAGCTGGCCGCCTTCGCCGACCTGGCGGTGCTCGGCGGCTTCGTCACCCGCTCGATCTCGGTCGGGGCCCGGCCCGGGGGTCCGCAGCCGCGCGTGCTGGAGACACCGTCCGGCCTCGTGCACGCCGTGGGCCTGCAGAACCCCGGCCTCGACCAGTTCCTCGCCCTGGAGCTGCCGTGGCTGGCCCAGCAGCGGGTCGCCGTCTTCGTCTCCGTCGTCGGCAGGTCGCTCGGTGAGTACGCCGAGCTGGCCCGGCGCATCGGCCTCGCGCCCGGGGTCGCCGGGATCGAGGTCAACCTCTCCCCGCCCGACGTCGCCGGCGACGGCGTCTTCGACGTGCGCGAACCGTTCCACGCCGCCTCGGTCGTGGCCGCCGTACGCCGCGAGCTGCCGCGCGGCCTGCCGGTGCTCGCCAAGCTGCGCACCGACCTGCTGCGGGTCGCCGAGAGCGCCCGGAGCGTGCTCGAGGCGGGCGCCGACGCGGTCGTCGTCGGCAACGCGCTGCCCGCGGCGATGCCGGACGGTCGCCCCGCGGGGCTGTCCGGCCTCGCCATCCGGCCGCTGGCGCTGCGCTGCGTCGCCGAGGTGCTGGCCGCCGACCCCGCCGCCCCCGTGATCGCCTGCGGGGGCATCGCCGACACCGCCGACGCCCGTGCGGCGCTGGACCTGGGCGCCGTGGGGGTGCAGGTCGGGGCGGCCCTGTTCCGTGACCCGACGACGGCGGCCCGGCTGGCCGCGGCGCTCGCCCACGACCCTGCGCCGATCGAGGAGGAGACCCGATGA
- the pyrF gene encoding orotidine-5'-phosphate decarboxylase, with translation MTFGTRLHAALHERGRLCVGIDPHPGLLTDWGLPVDVGGLERFALTAVEAVAPHTAVVKPQSAFYERFGSRGVAVLEQVIATARDAGALVLLDVKRGDIGSTSQAYADAYLDPSSPLAADAVTASPFLGFGSLDPMIDTARRHGAGVFVLALTSNREGPEVQHATTAGGGTVAGLVLERLRRLNEGADPLGSFGAVVGATIGHTDESLEINGPLLAPGFGEQGATTADVRRIFGDTAGTVVPSSSRGLLRHGPDPAALADAVRRANDELAGALR, from the coding sequence ATGACGTTCGGAACCCGGTTGCACGCCGCCCTGCACGAGCGAGGCCGGCTCTGCGTCGGCATCGACCCCCACCCGGGGCTGCTGACCGACTGGGGACTGCCCGTCGACGTCGGGGGCCTGGAGAGGTTCGCCCTGACCGCGGTCGAGGCCGTGGCTCCCCACACGGCGGTGGTCAAGCCGCAGTCGGCGTTCTACGAGCGCTTCGGCAGCCGCGGCGTGGCCGTGCTCGAGCAGGTGATCGCCACGGCGCGCGACGCCGGCGCCCTGGTGCTGCTCGACGTCAAGCGGGGCGACATCGGCTCCACGTCGCAGGCCTACGCCGACGCCTACCTCGACCCGTCCTCCCCGCTGGCCGCCGACGCCGTCACCGCCAGCCCCTTCCTCGGCTTCGGGTCGCTCGACCCGATGATCGACACCGCGCGCCGCCACGGCGCCGGGGTCTTCGTGCTCGCCCTCACCTCCAACAGGGAGGGGCCCGAGGTCCAGCACGCGACCACCGCTGGAGGAGGCACCGTCGCCGGGCTCGTGCTGGAGCGGCTGCGGCGGCTCAACGAGGGCGCCGATCCGTTGGGCTCCTTCGGCGCGGTGGTCGGGGCCACCATCGGGCACACCGACGAGTCGCTCGAGATCAACGGTCCGCTGCTGGCGCCCGGGTTCGGGGAGCAGGGGGCCACCACCGCCGACGTACGCCGGATCTTCGGCGACACTGCCGGGACCGTCGTCCCCAGCTCCTCGCGCGGCTTGCTGCGCCACGGGCCCGACCCCGCGGCGCTCGCCGACGCCGTCAGGCGCGCCAACGACGAGCTGGCCGGGGCGTTGCGGTGA
- the mihF gene encoding integration host factor, actinobacterial type, translating to MALPPLTPEQRAAALEKAAASRRERAEVKARLKHSGASISEVLQEGENNEVIGKMRVLDLLQSMPGLGKVRARQVMERLGIAESRRVRGLGAKQVAALEREFGQPGTGA from the coding sequence GTGGCCCTGCCGCCCCTGACCCCAGAACAGCGCGCTGCGGCGCTCGAGAAGGCCGCCGCATCCCGGCGTGAACGGGCAGAGGTGAAGGCTCGCCTGAAGCACTCCGGCGCCTCCATCTCCGAGGTGCTGCAGGAGGGGGAGAACAACGAGGTCATCGGCAAGATGCGGGTCCTCGACCTGCTGCAGTCGATGCCGGGGCTCGGCAAGGTCCGCGCCCGTCAGGTGATGGAACGCCTCGGGATCGCCGAGAGCCGCCGCGTCCGCGGTCTGGGGGCCAAGCAGGTCGCCGCGCTCGAGCGCGAGTTCGGACAGCCGGGCACCGGAGCGTGA
- the gmk gene encoding guanylate kinase, producing MTAPGPRRSRLVVLAGPTAVGKGTVAADIRDHHPEVWISVSATTRRPRPGEVHGVHYWFVDDTEFDRLVAAGELLEWAQVHGAARYGTPRLAVEEKLAEGRPALLEIDLQGARQVRATMPEALFVFLKPPSWEELVRRLIGRGTESEAEQARRLETAHQELAAEPEFDETIVNHEVHAAAEELVALMKHQQESADS from the coding sequence GTGACCGCGCCGGGTCCGCGTCGGTCCCGGCTCGTCGTGCTCGCCGGCCCCACGGCCGTCGGCAAGGGGACGGTCGCCGCGGACATCCGTGACCACCACCCCGAGGTGTGGATCTCGGTGTCCGCCACGACGCGCCGCCCCCGCCCGGGCGAGGTGCACGGCGTCCACTACTGGTTCGTCGACGACACCGAGTTCGACCGGCTGGTCGCGGCGGGCGAGCTGCTGGAGTGGGCCCAGGTCCACGGTGCCGCCCGCTACGGCACGCCGCGCCTCGCCGTGGAGGAGAAGCTCGCGGAGGGACGGCCCGCGCTGCTCGAGATCGACCTGCAGGGGGCCCGGCAGGTGCGCGCCACGATGCCGGAGGCGCTGTTCGTCTTCCTCAAGCCGCCCTCGTGGGAGGAGCTGGTGCGGCGGCTGATCGGCCGGGGCACGGAGTCGGAGGCCGAGCAGGCGCGCCGACTGGAGACGGCCCACCAGGAGCTGGCCGCGGAGCCGGAGTTCGACGAGACCATCGTCAACCACGAAGTTCACGCTGCCGCGGAGGAGTTGGTAGCCTTGATGAAGCATCAGCAGGAGTCCGCCGACTCCTGA
- the rpoZ gene encoding DNA-directed RNA polymerase subunit omega: protein MSAPNIAAEGVTNPPIDELLTKTDSKYQLVLYSAKRARQINAYYSQLGEGLLEYVGPLVDTHVQEKPLSIALREINDDLLTCEQVDPAELAAEEEARQQASLEATFTAGE, encoded by the coding sequence GTGTCTGCACCCAACATCGCCGCCGAGGGCGTCACCAACCCGCCGATCGACGAGCTGCTGACCAAGACCGACAGCAAGTACCAGCTCGTCCTCTACAGCGCCAAGCGCGCCCGGCAGATCAACGCCTACTACTCGCAGCTGGGCGAGGGCCTGCTCGAGTACGTCGGCCCGCTGGTCGACACCCATGTGCAGGAGAAGCCGCTCTCGATCGCGCTGCGCGAGATCAACGACGACCTCCTCACCTGCGAGCAGGTCGACCCGGCCGAGCTCGCCGCCGAGGAGGAGGCCCGCCAGCAGGCGTCCCTCGAGGCGACCTTCACCGCGGGCGAGTGA
- the coaBC gene encoding bifunctional phosphopantothenoylcysteine decarboxylase/phosphopantothenate--cysteine ligase CoaBC has translation MTHTDDVAASPDGGRPRVVLGVTGGIAAYKACELLRLLTESGHDVTVVPTESALHFVGEATWAALSGKPVRTSVWEDVHEVPHVRIGQSADLVVVAPATADLVARAAHGMADDLLTSTLLTARCPVVVAPAMHTEMWEHPATVANVATLRERGVHVLEPAEGRLTGADSGKGRLPEPGEIFELCVDVLARAATGGDHTSLDLAGRHVVVSAGGTREPLDPVRFLGNRSSGRQGYALARTAAARGAEVTLVSANVELPDPAGVKVVRVETTGQLRDAVVGAAASADAVVMAAAPADFRPVSVSEAKIKKVGDGSAPPIELAQNPDILAEVARDRVRPGMVVVGFAAETGDDSGSVLELAEAKLARKGCDLLVVNDVSGGAVFGSADNQAVVLAADGERVEVPHGTKTALAHVVWDQVARRFGA, from the coding sequence ATGACCCACACCGACGACGTGGCCGCTTCCCCGGACGGGGGGCGGCCTCGTGTCGTTCTCGGGGTCACCGGCGGCATCGCGGCCTACAAGGCCTGTGAGCTGCTGCGCCTGCTCACCGAGTCCGGCCACGACGTGACGGTGGTGCCCACAGAGTCGGCCCTCCACTTCGTGGGCGAGGCGACCTGGGCCGCGCTGTCCGGGAAGCCGGTCCGCACCAGCGTGTGGGAAGACGTCCACGAGGTGCCCCACGTCCGGATCGGCCAGTCCGCCGACCTGGTGGTGGTCGCACCCGCCACCGCCGACCTGGTGGCCCGTGCCGCCCACGGCATGGCCGACGACCTGCTGACCAGCACCCTGCTCACCGCCCGCTGCCCCGTCGTGGTCGCGCCGGCCATGCACACCGAGATGTGGGAGCACCCGGCCACCGTGGCCAACGTGGCGACGCTGCGCGAGCGCGGTGTCCACGTGCTCGAGCCCGCCGAGGGCCGGCTCACCGGCGCTGACAGCGGCAAGGGACGGCTGCCCGAGCCGGGCGAGATCTTCGAGCTCTGCGTCGACGTCCTGGCCCGTGCGGCGACCGGCGGCGACCACACCAGCCTCGACCTGGCGGGACGTCACGTGGTCGTCTCGGCCGGCGGCACCCGGGAGCCGCTCGACCCCGTCCGCTTCCTCGGCAACCGCTCTTCCGGGCGACAGGGGTACGCGCTGGCGCGGACCGCGGCCGCCCGTGGCGCCGAGGTCACCCTCGTCAGCGCCAACGTCGAGCTGCCCGACCCGGCCGGGGTCAAGGTCGTGCGGGTGGAGACGACCGGCCAGCTGCGCGACGCCGTCGTGGGCGCGGCCGCATCCGCCGACGCCGTCGTGATGGCCGCTGCCCCGGCCGACTTCCGGCCGGTGTCGGTCAGCGAGGCGAAGATCAAGAAGGTCGGCGACGGCTCGGCCCCGCCGATCGAGCTGGCGCAGAACCCCGACATCCTCGCCGAGGTCGCCCGTGACCGGGTGCGCCCCGGGATGGTGGTCGTGGGGTTCGCCGCCGAGACCGGCGACGACTCGGGGTCGGTGCTCGAGCTGGCCGAGGCCAAGCTCGCCCGCAAGGGCTGCGACCTGCTCGTGGTCAACGACGTCAGCGGGGGAGCGGTCTTCGGCAGCGCCGACAACCAGGCCGTGGTGCTGGCCGCCGACGGGGAGCGCGTCGAGGTGCCCCACGGCACCAAGACCGCGCTGGCCCACGTCGTGTGGGACCAGGTCGCGCGGCGATTCGGGGCTTGA
- the metK gene encoding methionine adenosyltransferase, giving the protein MTGRLFTSESVTEGHPDKIADRISDTVLDYLMANDSDTVNLRTAVETLLTTGLVVVAGEVRTNAYAPVAELVRQTILDIGYDSSLKGFDGHSCGVQVAIGGQSIDIAAGVDDGHEARTGGSLDELDKRGAGDQGLMFGYACDDTAELMPLPIMIAQRLAQRLTEVRKDGTLDYLRPDGKTQVTIEYDADDRPVRVDTVVLSTQHADDIDHPTLEADIKKHVIDAVLDGFDIPSEGYRLLVNPTGKFVVGGPMGDAGLTGRKIIVDTYGGMARHGGGAFSGKDPSKVDRSAAYAMRWVAKNVVAAGLARRCEAQVAYAIGKAAPVGVYVQTFGTGVVPDEDIQAAVLQVFDLRPAAIIRDLDLLRPIYAQTSAYGHFGRELPEFTWERTDRAADLKAAVGV; this is encoded by the coding sequence GTGACAGGACGTCTCTTCACGTCGGAGTCGGTGACCGAGGGTCACCCCGACAAGATCGCCGACCGGATCAGCGACACGGTGCTCGACTACCTGATGGCGAACGACTCCGACACCGTCAACCTGCGGACCGCGGTGGAGACGCTGCTCACCACGGGTCTGGTCGTGGTCGCCGGTGAGGTCCGCACCAATGCCTATGCGCCCGTCGCCGAGCTGGTCCGGCAGACGATCCTCGACATCGGCTACGACTCCTCGCTCAAGGGGTTCGACGGCCACTCGTGCGGGGTCCAGGTCGCCATCGGCGGCCAGAGCATCGACATCGCCGCCGGCGTCGACGACGGCCACGAGGCGCGGACGGGCGGTTCGCTCGACGAGCTCGACAAGCGCGGCGCGGGCGACCAGGGCCTGATGTTCGGCTACGCCTGCGACGACACCGCCGAGCTGATGCCGCTGCCGATCATGATCGCCCAGCGGCTCGCCCAGCGGCTGACGGAGGTCCGCAAGGACGGCACGCTCGACTACCTGCGGCCCGACGGCAAGACCCAGGTCACCATCGAGTACGACGCCGACGACCGACCCGTCCGGGTCGACACCGTCGTGCTCTCGACCCAGCACGCCGACGACATCGACCACCCGACCCTCGAGGCCGACATCAAGAAGCACGTCATCGACGCGGTGCTCGACGGTTTCGACATCCCCTCCGAGGGCTACCGGCTGCTGGTCAACCCGACCGGCAAGTTCGTCGTGGGCGGACCGATGGGCGACGCCGGCCTGACCGGCCGCAAGATCATCGTCGACACCTACGGCGGCATGGCCCGCCACGGCGGCGGTGCGTTCTCGGGCAAGGACCCCTCCAAGGTCGACCGCTCGGCGGCGTACGCCATGCGGTGGGTGGCCAAGAACGTCGTCGCCGCCGGCCTGGCCCGGCGCTGCGAGGCGCAGGTCGCCTACGCCATCGGCAAGGCCGCCCCCGTCGGGGTCTACGTGCAGACCTTCGGCACCGGCGTGGTGCCCGACGAGGACATCCAGGCCGCGGTGCTGCAGGTCTTCGACCTGCGGCCGGCCGCGATCATCCGCGACCTCGACCTGCTGCGGCCGATCTACGCCCAGACCTCCGCCTACGGCCACTTCGGCCGCGAGCTCCCCGAGTTCACCTGGGAGCGCACCGACCGGGCCGCCGACCTGAAGGCCGCCGTCGGGGTCTGA
- a CDS encoding primosomal protein N', whose product MTDEPDMLPGLRAAVADSRAKAAATRRRKAAEVEPAPVDPVARVLVDVPLAHLDRPFDYLVAAKDAEAAVPGARVKVRFAGQDVDGFVVERRSDSDHVGRLAPLRRVVSPEPVLTPAVLALVAAVAERYAGSRADVLRLAVPPRHATTEAEPPPAPSPDPPAAHVGRAWAGHEPAAAYLAHLAGGGSPRAVWSVAPATDWPQALAEAAAATLASGRGSLIAVPDHRDVARVDAALTEVLGEGHHVALTAEAGPARRYREFLALSRGHRRVVVGTRAAGFAPVRDLGLVVVWDDGDDLHAEPRAPYPHTREVLLLRADLEGAGVLVAGHARTVEAQQLVRSGWAHEVAAPRATVRERVLVDLVESGERDHGARLPHPAYAAVKRALADGPVLVQAPRAGYRPSLACERCRTPARCRACTGPLQLTAPTTPPVCRWCGETAVDWACGECGDRGLRAPVVGGRRTAEELGRAFPGVEVVTSTGDTVRAAVGDQPALVVATPGAEPVAAPGYAAVVLLDTWLPLARADLRAEEEALRRWLNAAALVRPGGRVVAVGAPDQPALQALVRWDPAGFAEREARSRAEAHLPPASRLATITGDPGAVDDVLTLLDRPDGMEVLGPVEHDDASRVVVRVPRSHGAALSQALGEVQRVRAARKLDAVRVQIDPYSL is encoded by the coding sequence ATGACCGACGAGCCCGACATGCTGCCCGGGCTCCGGGCCGCCGTCGCGGACTCCCGGGCCAAGGCGGCCGCCACCCGACGTCGCAAGGCAGCGGAGGTCGAGCCGGCGCCGGTCGACCCCGTGGCGCGGGTGCTCGTCGACGTGCCGCTGGCCCACCTCGACCGGCCCTTCGACTACCTGGTCGCGGCGAAGGACGCCGAGGCGGCAGTGCCCGGCGCCCGGGTCAAGGTCCGCTTCGCCGGTCAGGACGTCGACGGCTTCGTCGTCGAACGACGCAGCGACAGCGACCACGTCGGGCGGCTCGCACCGCTGCGGCGCGTCGTCAGCCCCGAGCCCGTGCTGACGCCGGCGGTGCTCGCGCTCGTCGCCGCCGTCGCCGAGCGCTACGCCGGCAGCCGGGCCGACGTCCTCCGGCTGGCCGTCCCACCGCGCCACGCCACCACCGAGGCCGAGCCGCCCCCGGCGCCGTCACCCGACCCGCCCGCAGCCCACGTCGGTCGCGCCTGGGCCGGCCACGAACCCGCTGCGGCCTACCTCGCCCACCTCGCCGGGGGTGGCTCACCGCGGGCCGTCTGGTCCGTCGCGCCCGCCACCGACTGGCCGCAGGCCCTGGCGGAGGCCGCCGCCGCGACCCTCGCCTCCGGGCGCGGCAGCCTCATCGCCGTCCCCGACCACCGTGACGTGGCGCGCGTCGACGCCGCGCTCACTGAGGTCCTGGGCGAGGGCCACCACGTGGCCCTGACCGCTGAGGCGGGGCCGGCGCGGCGCTACCGCGAGTTCCTCGCGCTGTCGCGAGGCCACCGGCGGGTCGTCGTCGGCACCCGCGCCGCCGGGTTCGCGCCCGTCCGCGACCTCGGCCTCGTCGTGGTGTGGGACGACGGCGACGACCTCCACGCCGAGCCCCGGGCTCCCTACCCCCACACCCGCGAGGTGCTGCTGCTCCGGGCCGACCTCGAGGGCGCGGGGGTGCTCGTCGCCGGTCACGCCCGCACCGTCGAGGCCCAACAGCTGGTCCGCAGCGGCTGGGCCCACGAGGTCGCCGCTCCCCGGGCGACCGTCCGCGAGCGGGTGCTGGTCGACCTCGTCGAGTCCGGAGAGCGCGACCACGGGGCGCGGCTGCCCCACCCGGCGTACGCCGCCGTCAAGCGCGCCCTCGCCGACGGACCCGTCCTCGTGCAGGCGCCCCGGGCCGGCTACCGGCCGAGCCTCGCCTGCGAGCGGTGCCGCACCCCGGCGCGGTGCCGTGCCTGCACCGGTCCGCTGCAGCTCACCGCACCGACGACGCCGCCGGTGTGCCGGTGGTGCGGCGAGACCGCGGTCGACTGGGCCTGCGGGGAGTGCGGCGACCGTGGTCTGCGGGCCCCGGTCGTCGGCGGCCGCCGTACCGCCGAGGAGCTCGGGCGGGCGTTCCCCGGGGTCGAGGTGGTGACGTCCACGGGCGACACGGTCCGGGCGGCGGTGGGCGACCAGCCCGCGCTCGTGGTCGCCACGCCGGGCGCCGAACCGGTGGCCGCGCCAGGCTACGCCGCCGTGGTGCTCCTCGACACCTGGCTCCCGCTCGCGCGGGCCGACCTCCGGGCCGAGGAGGAGGCGTTGCGCCGCTGGCTCAACGCGGCGGCCCTGGTGCGGCCGGGCGGCCGAGTCGTGGCGGTGGGGGCTCCGGACCAGCCCGCCCTGCAGGCGCTCGTCCGCTGGGATCCCGCCGGCTTCGCGGAGCGTGAGGCCCGGTCGCGCGCCGAGGCACACCTCCCGCCCGCGTCCCGGCTGGCGACCATCACCGGCGACCCCGGGGCCGTCGACGACGTGCTCACGCTGCTCGACCGGCCCGACGGGATGGAGGTGCTCGGCCCGGTCGAGCACGACGACGCGTCGCGGGTCGTCGTCCGGGTGCCCCGCAGCCACGGGGCAGCGTTGTCGCAGGCGCTCGGTGAGGTGCAACGGGTCCGTGCTGCTCGCAAGCTCGACGCGGTCCGGGTGCAGATCGACCCGTACTCCCTCTAG
- the def gene encoding peptide deformylase, giving the protein MAIQPIRLFGDPVLRQRATEVTDFDRELRTLVSDLTDTMLQASGAGLAAPQIGVGLRVFTWHVDGEVGHLVNPVLDLSEEEQLGPEGCLSIPELSFDCRRALSVVARGFDLHGEPVTIEGSELLARAIQHETDHLDGVLFVDRLDPEGRKAAMRAIRESDWFGLERPTVKVSPHPTHGLGL; this is encoded by the coding sequence GTGGCGATCCAACCCATCCGGCTCTTCGGCGACCCCGTGCTGCGGCAGCGCGCCACCGAGGTCACCGACTTCGACCGCGAGCTGCGCACGCTGGTCTCCGACCTCACCGACACGATGCTGCAGGCCTCCGGCGCAGGGCTGGCCGCGCCGCAGATCGGGGTCGGCCTGCGGGTCTTCACCTGGCACGTGGACGGTGAGGTCGGGCACCTCGTCAACCCGGTCCTCGACCTGTCCGAGGAGGAGCAGCTGGGCCCCGAGGGGTGCCTGTCGATCCCGGAGCTGAGCTTCGACTGCCGCCGCGCCCTGTCGGTGGTCGCCCGGGGCTTCGACCTCCACGGGGAGCCGGTGACCATCGAGGGCAGCGAGCTGCTGGCGCGGGCGATCCAGCACGAGACCGACCACCTCGACGGTGTCCTCTTCGTCGACCGCCTCGACCCCGAGGGGCGCAAGGCAGCCATGCGCGCCATCCGCGAGTCGGACTGGTTCGGCCTCGAGCGGCCCACCGTCAAGGTCAGCCCCCACCCGACGCACGGCCTGGGGCTCTGA
- the fmt gene encoding methionyl-tRNA formyltransferase, protein MRVVFAGTPEVALPSLDAVAASGHELVGVVTRPDAPAGRGRKLLASPVAQRAEELDVPVLKPEHPRDPAFQAALADLRPDCCPVVAYGALLPQPALDIPVHGWVNLHFSVLPAWRGAAPVQHAIWAGEEVTGATTFRIVREMDAGPTFGVMTETIRPTDTAGDLLARLAEGGAGLLVATLDGIEDGSLEARAQPADGVSLAPKITVEDARVVWDEPAAAVDRRVRACTPAPGAWTTLDGDRVKLGPVVPAPGEERLDPGLLRVGKRDVLVGTATDPVRLGLVKAFGKREMPAADWSRGVTLAPDARFGD, encoded by the coding sequence ATGCGCGTCGTCTTCGCCGGTACGCCGGAGGTGGCGCTGCCCTCCCTCGACGCGGTCGCTGCCAGCGGGCACGAGCTGGTCGGCGTGGTGACCCGGCCCGACGCGCCCGCCGGGCGCGGGCGCAAGCTCCTCGCCAGCCCGGTGGCCCAGCGGGCCGAGGAGCTCGACGTGCCGGTGCTCAAGCCGGAGCACCCCCGCGACCCGGCGTTCCAGGCGGCGCTCGCCGACCTCCGTCCCGACTGCTGTCCCGTGGTGGCCTACGGCGCGCTGCTGCCCCAGCCTGCGCTCGACATCCCGGTCCATGGCTGGGTCAACCTCCACTTCTCGGTGCTGCCGGCGTGGCGGGGCGCCGCGCCGGTGCAGCACGCGATCTGGGCGGGTGAGGAGGTCACGGGGGCGACGACGTTCCGCATCGTGCGCGAGATGGACGCCGGCCCGACCTTCGGCGTGATGACCGAGACCATCCGGCCCACCGACACGGCCGGCGACCTGCTGGCGCGCCTCGCCGAGGGGGGAGCGGGCCTGCTCGTGGCCACGCTGGACGGCATCGAGGACGGCAGCCTGGAGGCTCGGGCGCAACCCGCGGACGGGGTCAGCCTCGCTCCGAAGATCACCGTCGAGGACGCCCGCGTGGTCTGGGACGAGCCCGCCGCGGCCGTGGACCGCCGGGTCCGTGCCTGCACCCCGGCGCCGGGCGCCTGGACCACCCTCGACGGCGACCGGGTCAAGCTCGGCCCGGTCGTCCCGGCCCCTGGCGAGGAGCGGCTCGACCCCGGTCTGCTGCGGGTGGGCAAGCGCGACGTGCTCGTCGGCACGGCCACCGACCCGGTCAGGCTCGGGCTGGTGAAGGCGTTCGGCAAGCGGGAGATGCCGGCCGCCGACTGGTCCCGCGGCGTGACGCTCGCACCCGACGCGCGGTTCGGCGACTGA